The following nucleotide sequence is from Coffea eugenioides isolate CCC68of chromosome 3, Ceug_1.0, whole genome shotgun sequence.
TGGCATTAAATTCAACATGCAAGGAATACAAACTGTAGTGATGCTATGCTAGTTATCCGCTATATCATTTAGGCCTTGTATAGATATACCTGAATTGCACTTTAAGGAATATCGTTAATGGCTTAGAGATTGATACCTGGTTATGGTTTTGATGTTAAGTCTATTTAGTTAATGATGCtacaaaaagaaatatttttacGTGTAGATTATTGATGGAAACATTTTATAATGAGAATGCATAAACATGTAATCATTTGAGGTTTCCATACCGGTTATTTTGAAAGTTGTTCATCTGATGTGCCATAAGCTGCCTGCTTTCAAATTTGTCCAACCTTCAGTTTTGGTGCATGTCCCACACCATATTTTTGGGGGTCAGAATTGAACTCTTCCATGTTAGGACACTTCTCTAAAACCACTTGTTCCAGGGATGGTAGATCAACAGAAAAAGACATTGCACAGAGTCTATTTATGTTAGACATGTCTTTGATCTTCATGCTGTATAGTTCCGGCAGTGAAATTCTTTTGTCTTCAGTgtcttcttctccttcctcATCATGGCTTATTAGTTCAACTATATCCTTACAGCTGCTAATGTTTATTTCTTTGAGCTGTTGAAGATATCGAGCCTCAGCAACTGAAAACAGCTTTCTCAGTCTTGAGCATTCACTCACCTCAATAATCCTAAGGTTTGGAAAACAAGCAAGCTGATATTGATCAACTGATACTTCTGGCCTCTTCTCGACAATGCTTTCTAACTTGGTGCACCAGTTTATCTTAAGAACTTCCAGTTGCAGTAGATTTTGAGCAATGGAATATGGAAAGATAACTTTTAGGCTCCCGCAGCTGCTGAGCTCAACCACTGTTAGTTTTACAAGGCGCACCGAAGGAGGAAGTGGTTTTACCCCTCCTTTCCATATGGTTCTCAAACTCTCCAGAccgtgtaaccttataattCTAAGATTAGACAGAAGGAACTGTTGATTCTCAGAACTAATGTTGCCAAGGTCAAATACACTCGACATTTGCTTGCACCATGTTGCTTCAACTTCTTCCAAACTCAGTAGCCTCTGGAGTAATGTGGCAGTGATTGCTACCCACATCCGCTTGCAACTTTGaagttttaaaaactttaacttGTGCAGCGAACCAACTGGAAGTAATTTTGGACATATAACGAACAATTCGTTCATAAGTTGAAGATGTAAACTTTCCAAAGCTGCCAAGATTGCAGGGGCATCATTTGCAGATTGGTTCATGGATAACAAAAACGAGGTTTCCATACAAGCAACGACCTTAAGATATCTTAAGTTGTTTAAGGTCCCCAGATCAACATCTAAAATATTCCTTATCATTTCATCATACAAGCAGAAAAGTCTCAAATCTTCTGTGTTCTGAAGTATGTCCTTCACTCCTTCAGGTATTGAAGTCTTAATTTCTCGGAGTGACAGGCTTCTTGAGTTTGGGTAACATGTCACTGAATCATACCCTTTACCAATAACTATCTCAAATTTTTGTACGTTAGGTATATGCAATTTTCTGGGAACCGATTCAGGATTGGATACTTGAATACATAAAGTAGTCAAGTGGGACAAGGATGTTATTTCTGAAAGACATGCTTTACTTGTGTCTTCAACCATCCCTTGAATCGCCCACTGATGAAAACTCTCCCACATGTAGAGTTCTTCTAATTGACACAAACGCGATAACAGGGTTGCCGGAACAGTCTTGAGCTTTTGGCAGAAGTTGAGGTCTAACAACCTCAGGTTGActaattctccaatctcctttGGTAATTCTTCAATATCACATCCATAGAAGCTTAGAACCTCAAGTCTTTTTAATTTTCCAAGGACTGCTACATCATCCAACTTGCAGTGATTTAAATGCAAAGTCCGAAGGTTCACCAAGGCTTCAAACGAGGAGGGAAGTTTGAAGGAACTGGACAGCATTGAGGTCCATTTGTCTGGTTCAAAATAGTGATTTAGAGAGCGAGCACCAATTTTTTCACTTAAATCCAGCACCCTGAGCGTTGGCATCCCTAGAAAGAATCCCTCTGGTATTATCTCAAAAACCTCATTTTCCCCCAACAACAAAATTTCGAGCTTGGGACAAATTAGGCGCTCAGGAAGTGACTGAATATGATTAGTCATCAGAGAAATGATTACTGCATTGCGTTCAAGAGTCTCCTGATTTGGCCACTCCTTCAAGCCAAGACCTGGTTTTATGACGAAACCATGTTCCCTTGTAGATGCAATTGATATGGCAAAGTCACGAACCATATCATGCATTCTTACAGAATCTTCCGTACTGCTGTCCAGAAGCAAGCAACAGTCAGTAAGGTTTCTGATTATCCATCGTGTTTCTCTTCTTGCTTCCTCCATTGTGTCTACATCTGTAAACATTCCTTTTCCCAGTCCATATCTGGCTATGTCTTCAATTTTTATATCATGATCCTCAGGAAACAAGCAACACAATAGAAAACATTCTTTAGCGTCCTCACTTTGCAGCTGATCGTAGCTCAACTTTAGGCATGAGAAAATgtctttttcttcattgcagTTGATGTTCAATGGTTTGGACTTCTTTAGTTGCTGAAGTGCAGCTTTCCAAAGCTCCAGATCTTTGTTTCTCAGTGCTCTCCCAACCGTTACAAGTGCCAATGGGAGCCCACAACATTCTCTAGCAACCTTCATGGCGACATCATCTTGTTGGGGAGAAAATGTATCAGCCAATGACCCTGCGTTAGTTTTAAACAGGTTCCAGGATTCATCATCTGACAAGAGTCTCAATGgaatttcctttgtttttctaaGCCCCATAGTGCTGCATAGATTTCTTTGACGAGTAGTAATCAGAATCTTACAACCCTTGCCCTCAAAATTGACAGGAATTCCAATTTCTTTGAAATTAACAAAATTCCAAACATCATCCAATATAAGCAGGATTCTTTCCTGGGTAGTTAGCCTTTCAAAAAGCCGACCAGCTCTTCCCATTTCACTCTCCTCCTGGAAATATAGACCTAACATATCCCCAATTCGACCTTGAATTTTTCTCACATCTATATTTCGCGAAACAACAGCAAAAATCACCTTATTGAAAAGGCCACTAGTTTCAGCCATCCTACCAATTTCCTTTGCCAGAGTCGTCTTACCTATGCCCCCCATCCCGTACATTCCTATGATTGCACAGTTGTCATCCTGCAATGCATCAAAGATCTGATCCACAGCTTCTCTTTGGTGGGAAATAATCTGATTTACCAATCCTCTCCGCTGAGCAATGATCTCACTAACTGTTTTCTTTTGCAGGACAACGTTCTCATTTACAGTTGGTTTACTTGCTCCGAAAGTGACAGCTTCAGCTTTTCTTTTCACACTGGTTACTGATGCACTTGCTCCTGAAGTGGCATCTTTAGCcctgcttttctcattcataaCTGATGTGCTGGCTATTGAAGTGACACCTTCAGCCCTGCTTTTCTGCTTCAGAGTTGATGTGCTTGCTCCCGAAGTAACATCTCCAGCCCCGCTAACCTCAATCAGAATTGATGTGCTTGCTCCAAAATTGACATCTTCAGACCTGTTTTTCTGATTAAGAGTTGATATGCTTGCTCCTGAAATAACATCTTCAGCTCTGCTTTTCTCATTCGTGGTTGATGTGCTTGCTCCTAAAGTGACAAGCTCAGCCCAGTTTTCAGCTGGTGTTAAGTGCTCTGGAAGGATTTCAATATTCAGGGGGGGCAATGTGATGTATATATCTTCTCTGGGCTGCAATTCTTGAAGTTCCATTACAATCGCTGTTTTTTCGATTGCCTCCTTGCTCAACTGATAACGCGCAATCCAGTCAGGAAAGCAGCCTCTCAGACATCTCTTGTCCAAATTAACTTTGTGAATTAACGAATCTGTTTCAGCTATGGTGCTCTCAACAGCTCCCGACCATTTGCTGACAGTAACCTTGATAACTTTGCCATTTCTTTTGGCTTCATTGATAGACTGCTCTACATCCATTCTCATGTCATTCAACTCCTCAACTTGCTCTTGCAGGTTCTTTACAATCTTACGATAATCATAGAGATAGCTCAGTCGATTTCCGACTGGAGTTGTCAGATAATATCCAATCCTTGCGAATATGGTAATAATAGCATCCATTTCAGGTCTCTATGTTTAGAATCTGAGTAgccagaaaaggaaaaaatgggcTCAAAACACTAACAATCTCAGTTGTTGTACTAGGAAGATAGAGATTGCAAACAGGTGCACAATTGTTCTCGGATCATCCATTTCAGGTCTCTATGTAGTATTCATTTTTCTCATATTTGTTTTTTGATATCGGTGCATGATTGATGATGTAATTTacattttaatgaaattataatgttttatgaaaaaaaaaacgaaatcATGTGGCATATTAAAGAGCCATGGTCATATCCAATGTGTGCCACTTAAATTAAAGATGATAAAGAATAATGCATGATTATGCAAGAAAACCCCCATGACTTGCAAGTAGGATTCTAGACCAAATTTACCTAATTATTTCccattttatattatataatacttACCACCAGACGAAGATAATAGATCTTTTCATTGtaaagatctttttttttttcccttttgggTTCAAGAATGAAAGAGAAGTATCCTTAAACAATGTCAAGAACGTAATATTAAGGAAAAGGGaagtatatttatttttgtttttttgttatgAAGAAAATATAAAGCGTTTCacaacaaaatataaaaaaaaaggtcaaaagttagatttttaatttattattttcatcAAAAGAATTAAATTTTTAGGTACTAACAATTAGCTTGTAAGAACCAAAAAGTTTGACAGAGaccaagaaaatgaagaaaaaaaaattgtgacaAAGGACCTAATAACCCCAAAGAAGGGGCaggagagaggggggggggggggggttcaCTCAACCTTTAAGACACAAGGCAAAATGACTATCCCAAAACTATGCCAAGGGGAGGGCTCATATGGTCTTTTTCACTGTCAAGTTCAGAGTTCAAACCAAGGTTCGAATCCTAATAGTTCGCGGTGAGAAAAATGTGGAGAGAGTTGAAGGgttaaaaaaagttaaaaacaagagaaaaagagacTATTCCAAAACTACGAGAAGTCTTGACATTAAACCACAATGGGGTAAACAAATTAATACCAAAAACGTTCATACCTTTTGTAAGTAAAAATGCTTTACTGAATGATGAACTGAGCCTTTCTGGGATGTCTTTACGCAGTTACAGAAACAATTTTATGATCTTTCTTGCTATTAGCTCCAAACTGCCATGTCAAAGCATGCATCATTTAGGTAATCTGTCATGAAAGGAAATCATAAAAACACATATTTGATTTTGGTCTGCTTTATCGTTATTACCTTTCATAGATCGATGGCTGGATGGAAATGCAGTAGCTGAAGTCTGAAGATAATACGAGAGGCAACGAAAGTCAACTCCTAGAACAAGTAGAACGTTTGCACCAATGCTTGAGGTTTGTAAATGGTACAGATATATGCGAAAGAGAGGTATGAAAATGATCAAAGCCTCTGAAGTCAACAATAGTAGCATGTTCTACTTGTCTTCATTTTTTGGCCTCACGTTAACAAGTCAAACAAGGTGTTTTGTATTAAAgcttgaaaaacaaaaaacaaaggaaaggattgtaaattatttgaaacaaagcaaaaaacaaaggaaaggattataaacaaagcaaattatttgagatatttttaatgtagcactttttgtgatgtgatgtatgtgagataaaaaaataattggaaagataaaaatgtgtgttggaaattgtaatgatgatgtaagcaaataaattttggcaaataatttacaatccaaacagagctgAATTCAAAGTTTGTCCtagaatatttttgcattatccATGATCACATTTTCCAATTGCCTTTTTACTTCACTTATAACaaaatcgttacagtaattttttttttattttttttacaaaagctCCATAAAACAATAATCCAAAAGTtagtagattatttgggataatttttttagaaaaataccGTAACACCTTTTTGATGTAATGTATGCAAGATTAAAAATAtggttgaaaaatgtatttatgatgcaagcaaataaatttgTACAAATTTGCTCCGGTATCTGGAGTCAAAATTAATTGTGTGTAcctaaaacataaaaaaaaggaaaaaatggtaAATTTACTCTCAAATTAGC
It contains:
- the LOC113766239 gene encoding probable disease resistance protein At4g27220; the protein is MDAIITIFARIGYYLTTPVGNRLSYLYDYRKIVKNLQEQVEELNDMRMDVEQSINEAKRNGKVIKVTVSKWSGAVESTIAETDSLIHKVNLDKRCLRGCFPDWIARYQLSKEAIEKTAIVMELQELQPREDIYITLPPLNIEILPEHLTPAENWAELVTLGASTSTTNEKSRAEDVISGASISTLNQKNRSEDVNFGASTSILIEVSGAGDVTSGASTSTLKQKSRAEGVTSIASTSVMNEKSRAKDATSGASASVTSVKRKAEAVTFGASKPTVNENVVLQKKTVSEIIAQRRGLVNQIISHQREAVDQIFDALQDDNCAIIGMYGMGGIGKTTLAKEIGRMAETSGLFNKVIFAVVSRNIDVRKIQGRIGDMLGLYFQEESEMGRAGRLFERLTTQERILLILDDVWNFVNFKEIGIPVNFEGKGCKILITTRQRNLCSTMGLRKTKEIPLRLLSDDESWNLFKTNAGSLADTFSPQQDDVAMKVARECCGLPLALVTVGRALRNKDLELWKAALQQLKKSKPLNINCNEEKDIFSCLKLSYDQLQSEDAKECFLLCCLFPEDHDIKIEDIARYGLGKGMFTDVDTMEEARRETRWIIRNLTDCCLLLDSSTEDSVRMHDMVRDFAISIASTREHGFVIKPGLGLKEWPNQETLERNAVIISLMTNHIQSLPERLICPKLEILLLGENEVFEIIPEGFFLGMPTLRVLDLSEKIGARSLNHYFEPDKWTSMLSSSFKLPSSFEALVNLRTLHLNHCKLDDVAVLGKLKRLEVLSFYGCDIEELPKEIGELVNLRLLDLNFCQKLKTVPATLLSRLCQLEELYMWESFHQWAIQGMVEDTSKACLSEITSLSHLTTLCIQVSNPESVPRKLHIPNVQKFEIVIGKGYDSVTCYPNSRSLSLREIKTSIPEGVKDILQNTEDLRLFCLYDEMIRNILDVDLGTLNNLRYLKVVACMETSFLLSMNQSANDAPAILAALESLHLQLMNELFVICPKLLPVGSLHKLKFLKLQSCKRMWVAITATLLQRLLSLEEVEATWCKQMSSVFDLGNISSENQQFLLSNLRIIRLHGLESLRTIWKGGVKPLPPSVRLVKLTVVELSSCGSLKVIFPYSIAQNLLQLEVLKINWCTKLESIVEKRPEVSVDQYQLACFPNLRIIEVSECSRLRKLFSVAEARYLQQLKEINISSCKDIVELISHDEEGEEDTEDKRISLPELYSMKIKDMSNINRLCAMSFSVDLPSLEQVVLEKCPNMEEFNSDPQKYGVGHAPKLKERETNLEDKHQELELLLKHSEYLEATQNTEHPNPYIRCYSFIYIVHVVYVELWITTECDRLQVVPGEIVVIPLGFHFVVDLPDGSSHGYVAEIFGTHFQLLDLGCPMVLRLQGIFLLQWPDIDTESSVLNIG